The genomic stretch GACTTCTAATCAGTGATTATTAAATTGAACAGGAAGTGTACTCCTTGTTTCGCTcgcaatttttttaaaaaaatccacTTATATAAATTTCGTAAGCCTCTCTCACTAGTCGCTATGACTAGTAGTTTAATCGGCGCGCAGATCTTATCTCGCAGGGTCCCTCCCATCCAGATCCTCCTCCCATTTGTTGCGTTGTTTGCCGCCCCCACAGAAAAAGGCGCCAGCCAGTTCATCAGCTTCCGTTCCTTGTTCTCGCCACCGTGAAGTCGACCTGCTCCATCCCTACCCTTCCTCCAATAGTCCAATTCCAAATCTCACCTCCTTCCAGCTCTTAGGTGCTCGCGTTGACTCGCCTCTACCTCCAACCAGTGGCTCCTTGGATCGGCTCGGGGAGGCCAGCGGGCCGTGTCGGCGCCGAATCTTGCGCCCATTTCGCGTTCTTGTTGGTTGCCGGAGTGGTTTGGATCCGTCCGAGAGCTGGTTTCTAGTTGTTGGATCTCCTCCCCGCAATGGCGGCGCTCGTGGAGCTGTTCCTGGGCTCCACGTCGGCGCCGGTGGACTGGGAGGCAGAGGCGTACCCGATCTACGGGGACTTCGCCGCGCTTCCCTTGCTCGTCGCCTTCTTCCCCGCCGTCCGGTTCCTCCTCGACCGGCTCGTCTTCGAGGTAATCAGCTGCTTCCTGCAGGTTTCTTGGATCCGAAATGCCCGTGCTAAGTTACGCCATTCCAGTGTCCCGGGTTGTGGTTTGTAACGGATGGGATGAACGGCATTCGATTCTTCAGTTAACTCTGTTTAGTACTGACTGTTATGGAGACTGGAGCTGTTCATGGTTCAGTTAGACTGAACCAGATCATTAAGGAAGTTTATTTTGCGTTCATTTTCTGCAACTGTTCAAGTCTTGACATGCAGGCATCATACCAAATTCTCGGCGAGTGAATTACGCTGTAGAAAATGGAAAGTACATCATGGTCCATCTTTTGATTTAGATTGTGATGGAGTGAGTTTGGGAAAGGTGTGCTCACAACGTGTTGATTCTGTTTTCGTGCAAAATTGGCTTCCTTTGGTGCGCCAATGGTGTGTCTGGTGCCCCGGTAACCTTAAAGCTATGTTCCACTTGCCTTTATTTGGTTGGTTGTTATGAGGCCTGTTTTTAGATGCCATttgcttcttcttttccttAAGGTTACACGGCAAGCAACTttagagaagaaaagaaaatgtttaAGCATCATTGTTCTGTAAAGTGTGTCATCCTTTGGGTCTAGAGTCCACACATCATGTCTGTACTTTTTTGGAAACTTTTTGGTTACTGTTTATAGCTAAGCAAATGTGGGGTAAAGTATTTGGCTTGCAAGTGGCTGTGGATCTATTGTCAGGTGTTAAATGTTAATATCCAAGGTGATTTacacaaaaagaaaataaaaacaggAAGGGAACAGTAGAATGACTTTTGATCTATTAGAAGGATAGTTATTGTCTAAAAGGAGAAGATAGTTGGGAAATgaggtggagaggaagaagggagaATTATGAGTAAATTGCAGATCGAACCATGACCACTTTTGCATGCCAAAGACTTAATAGCAGACATAATTTTTTCCAGGATATCTAAGCATTCCTTTGATTTTACATTCTTTATTGCAAAACCAATGTTATTGTCGTACTAAATAAGAAGCCAAAACGAATTAATTTCTGCCCTTCTGTTCTTGTCTTGTTTGTTGTGATACAGGTGTCACACATTTATTGTGATATCAGATTACAACCATACATTCTGAGCAAAATGATTTCAAATTAGCTTGATGCAATCATGATATGATGGTGGTTGTGCAATATCTGTGTTATGCCAGTATTTCCTTACATGAAATCTCAATAGTCCTCATAATATTTGCAGGTATTAGCACGAAGGCTTATATTTGGAAAGGGATATGACAAGCTTGCTGAAACAGATGATAGTAGAAAGAAAATCAATAAATTTAAAGAATCAGCGTGGAAGtttgtttattttctttctGGAGAGCTGCTTTCATTATCTGTAACATACAACGAACCATGGTTTAAGAACACCAGATACTTTTGGGTAGGGCCTGGTGATCAGATCTGGCCTGATCAAAAGATAAAGTAAGAAGCAAACAGgccctcccttcctctttcCAATTTTGTTTTCCCCCAAGAAGATCCATGCCTAAACATTGAATTTTTCCTTCTTCCAGACTGAAGCTCAAAGCTGTCTACATGTATGCTGCTGGATTTTACACATATTCAATCTTTGCTCTTCTGTTCTGGGAAACAAGACGTTCAGATTTTGGAGTTTCAATGTCCCACCATGTAGCAACCGTTGTTCTGATTATTCTATCTTATATTTTCAGGTATGTTTCTAAAGGTTTTCCTAGGGGAGAGTGACTGTAATTCTATTACAAACTGATGCCAGCATCATGAACTAGTTGTGTTGTTATTGTGCCTATTAAACAGATTTGCTCGTGTCGGCTCTGTTGTTTTAGCCCTTCATGATGCAAGCGATATATTCCTAGAGATTGGGAAGATGGCCAAGTACAGTAGCTGCGAGTGGCTAGCTGTTGTGGCATTTCTTCTTTTTGTGGCGTCGTGGATACTTCTTCGCCTCATTATTTTCCCTTTCTGGATTCTAAGAAGCACAAGGTAAACAACAACTCTAGCTTGTAGGTTCTCTGGCATCTAGTGCTACATCTGGCCGTTCACCATGGTACTTGAAAGAAGCATTAATCAACAAAAATCGCTGTAGCATATTTTGTTGATTGATGATCTGAtctcatattttttttcccagCTATGAAGTACTGCTGACCCTGGACAAGGAGAAGCATCGATTTTACGGCCCCATATACTACTATGTTTTCAACTGCCTTCTGTTCTCACTCCTAGTTCTTCACATATATTGGTGGGTACTGATATGGCGGATGCTAGTTAGACAAGTTCAGTCAAAAGGGCGTGTTGGCGATGATGTTCGATCCGGTCGGtcatttttctctctttttccttcaTGGTGTTAGATCTCTCTTTGGCAGCATCGTCTTATTGGTTTACTAAACTCAACTTACTCTCACACAGATTCTGAAGGTGAAGAGGAGCATGAAGATTAACTTTTTAGGTTGAATGTTTAACTGAAGACTGGTGGTCCCCACAGCAAGGCACACCACCTGAAAGCATTTTCCCCCCCTTTTACAGAAGATATGCAGATATTAGATCTCATTATACCGTATCATTTTTTTTCAGCATCAAAGATGACAACCTTCATGAGTTGCCACTGAAGCCACCTGCGCACTCGTGTCCTTgtatgaaagaaaaaatgcaTTGTGTTTTTCAGTAAACCAGAATTTGTAAAAGATACACAATAATATCTTGTTCATTCATTTTTGTAACTAGACAGATGATTTTGATTTCAAATCATGTAATTTGCTACAGGCTACAGCTACTCAGTGACAACTGGGTGTGTCATCCATTCTGATGGAAGTACAGGGAAGAACTTGACAAGAATGTAACATTATCCACTCTTATTTCTGCACGAGTCTGTTATACTGCCGCAATTCTCCACACGGATAAGCTATTGCTCCTAACGTTCCATACTTTTCTAACTTTTAACCAAGTTTATAAAGATACACAAACATCTCTGGCATCAAATTGTTTTTTATTAAAATTGTAGAAATCAATATaatttctataaacttggtcatttgacttaggacaaaacaaaaaacaacCTACGTATTGGAATGCAGTGagtaattttaaaaaaatcaagagaATATTTGTCCACAATCACAGGCTTTTGATGCTATTACATATGTTATAGCAACTTTTGATGTTCACTTGACATATTTGTACATGATAACTGAGGTaaacatcaaaatgaatgtcGATAACAATCTGAAAGTTCTACAAAGAATCAATATTGCACCTATCCAAGGATCGAATGATGTCAAGCATGAACCCATTTTACACCATATTCACTTTGTATATATAGCAAAGAAATGAGACAGAATGGAAATTCAAGATGGTTTAGGACAAGTATTTTGTGATGAGCTTGTCAACATGAAGAACTACATCGCCGATGTGAGGGCGCATGGCAGCTTGAGGCTGAAGCATCCAGATAACAAACTGGCGAAGTTCATCAGGATAAGGAGGGTTGGGTCCTGCTGGCCACTTCAACTGCCCATTGACAATGGCAAGTTGCAGACTTCCTCCAGATTCACCAAGAGCATACTCAAATGGTGAAACATTAAACCTAAAAAGAGTCAATATGATATCAGCCATTTATAGAGCACTTAAAGCTCTATTTCATTTGTGGACATGGTACATCAGTTATCTGAGTCTGCTGACTGAATAATAAGGAAGATCAGGAAATCTGTCACTACAACTTCAGCACAGAATCTACTGCAAAATGCTAGAGCTCTACACAGAAACATAAGTAGACTTAAAGCTTTACTGGAAAACTTCAACCAGACAACCATCAAAAGGGTATCGCACATGATTGGTGGTTGTCCAAAAGTGTTCAATTTCAGTTTTTGATAGGATAGTCACTCTTCCAGTTATCAAGTGTCgctgaaagtttttttttttgaaaatatgccAAATGGGGTGCTAGGAATCTGATAGGATATCACAAAAGGTCAAATATATAATTGTAACTGTGTGCCAAAAAGTTAAGACAAATTCGTTAAGAATTAGACTAACCATTAAATCAATAGGGGAACTGAATCAATGGTTATCATATTTGCTCATGCAAACCACGGGTAGACTTACATGATTGCATAAAGGGTGCATCCTAGAGACCAGATGTCTGTCCTCTCATCAATATCAGCATGGCTTGGGCAGTCCCATAATTCAGGGGCACGATAAGGTGCAGAGCAATGCTCAGCAGCCCATTCCTATACAGAACAAGATATGGGTCAGTAATACTTGACAGCGATAGCTTTCAATGTACCAAGATTTCAAATTCTTCTAGCTAGAACCTGAATATTCTAAACTCTAAAGTAAGATCAACTGTCTACAAGATTACTCAGCCTTGCAATTTCACTAACTTAAGGAAAGAACAGAACTTATAGTAAGGTTTTCCTTCTTATTTTTTGGTTTGTGCAGAATCACTTAAATGTGTTTGTACATTTAAGTAGCAACTTAAAATGGATTTGTAGACTATGGAGACGCATATTAAAGACTAGatggaaaaaatgaaaagacACAGTTTATCAAGAGTTGTCTTATGTGAAAAAGTACCAGAAGCTAATGCTGACAAACCTGCAACTGTAACGCCTCAGAACGAGAACGGATTTGCTTTCTTGCAGGCCTTGCACTTCCAAAATCCATTAAAGTTGCAACAGGTGCTTGTCCTTTACGTCGGGTTATAAGAACATTACCAGGCTTCACATCATTATGGGCATATGGAGGATCAAAGCTGTGCATGTGCTTTAGTCCTTCACACATCTGTCAGTAGCCTTCTATCAGTATACACTATACAAAAGTACATACAGGATGAAAAAGAACAATGGTAACCATTTTCCATGAAAGTTATGACATCCCATTGTACCAATAAAGGAAGATAGTTTCGATGCGGAAAATTTTATTCTGACATGACAAGCCTATAATAAACCAATGGGAGTAGAGTTACTTTCTACACATCTTATAACTTCCTATTCCAGAGCTTTCCCAATTTTATATGACATGAGGCATACATGGTACATTAAAGATTATGAACGAGTTACATGATAACTTATTTCATATTGAACATTGGTCACAACCAATTGTGATTATAGTTACATAAAGCAATTTTAGAAGTAGCAATAGCAACATCAAGTAATTTGAACATAGTGTTCTAATCTCATCAATGGACTGACCTGCCGGAATATTTGCAGAACGTCAGCTGTTGAATAGTATTCCTTTCTGGACAGCATGATGTTAGAGTTGTCAAATAAAGTACCATCCAAATGGACTGGAAAGAGCAGGTACGCTTCATGACTCCAATCTCCCTGTGGACTCTAAACATATCACGACAGCAAGCCTTCTCAACATGAGGTAAACTTTttgaacaaaaagaaaatagtTGACTAGAACATCAAGTCCCCTAACCGACAAAACCTTTTTATTTGACAGTACATCACTACAGCAGACTATATACACATTTgtaatcttttttcttttcttttcttttcttttttgggcTACATCTCACACATATATATCAAATGAGAAAAGAATGTCTCAGAACCTTTAAAAAAAGGTTCGCTTCTATAATACCTACCAATCATGATGAATTTAGTCAAATTCAACATGTTTCCCTGGACCTTGCACATAGCTGGACATCTCAGTGTCCAGTGGCTTATAGCATCCCTAGGCAcatacaaagaaaaaaaaataaggcaGAATGGATTACCTTGACAGCTATTATGGCATGATCAAGAAGCGGCAACAGGTTGGGGTGACTGAACAATGACGACACACGGATCTCCTCCCTCACCAGATCCAGCTGCTCCTTGCTCTGTATCAGCACCTTCTTCATGGCATACGTTCCATCCTCTGAGATTGACACAACAAGCGAAACCTATTCAGTTGTGTTTGTGCTCTGTAAGACGTGGAATCGAAGAACCTCCACTCATTTGATCCCGGCATCTCAAAATCGAAGTGGGAGaagcaccaaggaacattagtGAAATCAAGAATGGAGGATTCTCAAACTGAAACCACGCACGAATCCTAGTATTACTCATTTCGGCCAATTTCATGAACTAATCCAGCACACCAAGCACGCTCACTGAGACGAAATCATGAGCTCGCGAGGGGGCGCGGGGTACCTGAGACGTGGGCGTCGTGGCGCCTGGCGGGCGCGGCGTTGGAGGCGGGCTGCTGCTCCCTGACGAGGTAGACGAAGGCGAAGCCGCCCTCGCCGATCTGGCGGAGGACGCGGAAGCGGCGCTCGTTGATCcagacgtcgccgccgcccgtcgcggCG from Setaria italica strain Yugu1 chromosome II, Setaria_italica_v2.0, whole genome shotgun sequence encodes the following:
- the LOC101760063 gene encoding probable serine/threonine-protein kinase DDB_G0291350 isoform X2; its protein translation is MGCSISGLNALYDAATGGGDVWINERRFRVLRQIGEGGFAFVYLVREQQPASNAAPARRHDAHVSEDGTYAMKKVLIQSKEQLDLVREEIRVSSLFSHPNLLPLLDHAIIAVKGDWSHEAYLLFPVHLDGTLFDNSNIMLSRKEYYSTADVLQIFRQMCEGLKHMHSFDPPYAHNDVKPGNVLITRRKGQAPVATLMDFGSARPARKQIRSRSEALQLQEWAAEHCSAPYRAPELWDCPSHADIDERTDIWSLGCTLYAIMFNVSPFEYALGESGGSLQLAIVNGQLKWPAGPNPPYPDELRQFVIWMLQPQAAMRPHIGDVVLHVDKLITKYLS
- the LOC101760063 gene encoding probable serine/threonine-protein kinase DDB_G0291350 isoform X1; this translates as MGCSISGLNALYDAATGGGDVWINERRFRVLRQIGEGGFAFVYLVREQQPASNAAPARRHDAHVSEDGTYAMKKVLIQSKEQLDLVREEIRVSSLFSHPNLLPLLDHAIIAVKSPQGDWSHEAYLLFPVHLDGTLFDNSNIMLSRKEYYSTADVLQIFRQMCEGLKHMHSFDPPYAHNDVKPGNVLITRRKGQAPVATLMDFGSARPARKQIRSRSEALQLQEWAAEHCSAPYRAPELWDCPSHADIDERTDIWSLGCTLYAIMFNVSPFEYALGESGGSLQLAIVNGQLKWPAGPNPPYPDELRQFVIWMLQPQAAMRPHIGDVVLHVDKLITKYLS
- the LOC101759660 gene encoding ASC1-like protein 1, whose product is MAALVELFLGSTSAPVDWEAEAYPIYGDFAALPLLVAFFPAVRFLLDRLVFEVLARRLIFGKGYDKLAETDDSRKKINKFKESAWKFVYFLSGELLSLSVTYNEPWFKNTRYFWVGPGDQIWPDQKIKLKLKAVYMYAAGFYTYSIFALLFWETRRSDFGVSMSHHVATVVLIILSYIFRFARVGSVVLALHDASDIFLEIGKMAKYSSCEWLAVVAFLLFVASWILLRLIIFPFWILRSTSYEVLLTLDKEKHRFYGPIYYYVFNCLLFSLLVLHIYWWVLIWRMLVRQVQSKGRVGDDVRSDSEGEEEHED